In Bordetella genomosp. 11, the sequence GTGGAAAGGCGCGACTTTTCCGCCTGATCGGCACCGCGCATCAACAGGAGGAGAACCCCATGCCCCATGAAGAATCCCTGGCGGAACTGGATCGGCGGCGCGCAGCCGCGCGCGCCATGGGCGGCGAGGACAAGCTGGCCCGGCGGCGGGCCAGCGGCGACCTGAATGCGCAGGAGCGCCTGGAGCAACTGGTGGACGCGGACAGCTTCATCGAGCTGGGTGTACTGGCCGCGTCGGCGCGCTTCGAGCTGGACGCCGCCGAGACGCCGCGCGACGGCAAGCTGGTGGGTTTCGGCCGCATCGATGGCCGTGACGTCGGCGTGGTGGTGAACGATTTCACGACCAAGGGGGCCTCCACCAGCGCGACCAATTCCCGCAAGATGGGTTATGTGCGCAAGGCCTGCACCGAGCGCGGCATGCCTTTCGTGCACGTGGGCGAATCCACCGGCGCGCGCCTGCCCGATGCCATGGGCTCGCGCGGGATGGGCGCGCTGCTGGGCAACGACACCACGCAGTTTCGCCGCATGCGCGAAACCCCCTGGGTTTCCGCCGCCCTGAATACATCGTTCGGATCGTCGGCCTGGCTATGCTGCTGCGCGGACTTCTCCGTGATGAAGAAGGGTTCGATCATGTCGGTATCCAGCCCGCGGCTGGTATCGATGGCGATCGGCGAGAAGGTCGATCTGGAGGAACTCGGCGGCTGGCGGCTGCACGCGGAACAAACCGGGCTGATCGATTACTTCGTCGACACCGATGAAGAGGCCATGCGCGCCATCCGCCGCTTTCTTTCGTATATGCCTTCGCACAACGGCCAACTGCCGCCGGTGGCCGAGGTGACGGAAGGATCGGGGGAAGGGCAGGAGCGCATCCTGGAGATCCTGCCGGAGAAGCGCACGCAGGTCTACAACATGAAGAAGATCCTGGAGATCATCTTCGACCGCGATAGCCTGCTGGAAATCAAGGCACGCTTCGGCAAGCCGCTGGTGGCCGCGCTGGGCCGGCTGCAGGGCCAGGTGGTGGGCATTATCGCCAACAACCCGATGTCGGGCGGCGGCGCCCTTTCGGCGGAAGCCTGCCGCAAGGCGGTGGACTTCACCGTGATGTGCGACAGCTTCAATATCCCGTTGATCCGCTTCATGGATACGCCGGGTTTCGTGGTGGGGCTGGACGCCGAACGGCGCGGCGCGCCGGGCCACATCATGAACTTCATGAACGCCACCTGCCTGACCACGGTGCCGCAGATCACCGTGCTGTGCCGCAAGGCCTATGGCCGCGCCTATGTCGCCATGGGTGGCGGCGCCCATAACGATGTCATGGTGGCCTGGCCCACCGCCGAGGTCAGCTTCATGGACCCGGTGTTCGCCACCAATATCGTGCACAACAAGACGCCGTCGGACGAGGGATTCGCGGAGGCCCTGGCGGATATCCAGAAAGACCTGGAAGTCTGGGACATGGCACGGATCTTCTCCGCGCAGGACGTTATCAAGCCGCAGGAAACGCGCGCATTCCTGATCCGCATGCTGGACGTACACCGGCGCCGCCGTGCGGGCGGAATCGGCGAACACCTGATGCGCACCTGGCCCACCAGTTACTGAGGCCGCCTCCAGGGGGAAAGCACTATGACGGAACGCAATCCGGCGCGGGACATCATCGTCCGCGCGCGCGAGGAACATCGCCAGGCCCTGAGCGAGGCCGACGGCAAGGCATTGCTGGCGGCATTCGGTATCGCCGTCCCGCGCGCCGTGGTGGCCCGCGATGCGGACGACGCGGCCGCGCGGGCGGCCGGGCTGACGGGCCCTTTCGTGACGAAGGTGGTGTCGCCCGATATCCTGCACAAGTCCGATGCGGGCGGCGTCGCGCTGAACCTGGCCGATGCCGCCGCGGTGGGCGCGGCCGTACGCGCGATGGCCGTCCGGCCGACGATCGCCGCCGCGCGGGTGGACGGCTGGCTGGTGGAGGAAATGGCGCCGCGCGGCATCGAGGTGGCGGTAGGGGCGGTGCGCGATCCGCAGTTCGGCCCGCTGATCATGGTGGGCCTGGGCGGCATTTTCGTCGAAGTATTGAAGGACGTGGCGTTTCGCATTTGTCCCATTACGGAGGCCGATGCGTGGGCGATGCTGGACGAGCTGCGCGGGGCCGCTTTGTTGCGTGGCGCGCGAGGCCAGGACCCGGTGGACCGGCACGCGCTGGTACGCGCGCTGATGGCGGTGGGTGGCAAGGGTGGGTTGCTGGAAGCGCTGGGCGATGACCTTGCCGAACTGGACATCAATCCGCTGATCGCTTCGCCGGCCGGCGTGCGCGCGGTGGATGCGCGATTCGTACTGACGCCGCCAGCGGAAGCGAGCCCCGCCGACAAGGCATCCGCCGTATCGCCATCGAGCGGCGCCGCCGTGCCGCGCGGCGGCGAAGATATCCTTGCCTATTACCGGCCGCTGTTCCGTCCGCGCACGGTTGCCGTGTTGGGCGCTTCGACGCGCAGCGTGGCGATCGCCAATACATTCATCCGCCGCCTGAAAGCCTACGGCTATAACGGCGCGATCTATCCCATTCATCCCACCGCGGCCGAAGTGGAGGGCTTGCCCGCCTATCCCAGCCTGGCCGAAACGCCGCAACCCGTAGACTATGCCTACGTCGCGATCGGCGCGGCGCAGATCCCCGACGTGCTGGGCGCGGCGGCGGGACGCTGCCGATTCGCGCAGGTGATTTCTTCCGGCTTCGGCGAAACCGAGGAAGGCCGCGAGACGCAGCAGGCGTTGGTCGAAGGGGCGCGCGCGGGCGGCGTGCGCGTGCTGGGGCCGAATTGCCTGGGCACGTATTCTCCACGCGGCGGGCTGACGTTTCCCGCCGATGCTCCCAAGGAAGCGGGTACCATCGGCATCGTGTCGCAGTCGGGCGGGTTGTCCACCGATATCATCAAGCGCGGTCAATGGCGCGGGCTGCGCTTCAGCGGACTGGTGACCATCGGCAATAGCGCCGATATCGCGCCGCATGATTTGCTCGAATACTTTCTGTACGACCCCGATACCAAGGCGGTGGGCCTGTACCTGGAAGATATCAAGGACGGCCGGGCGTTCTTCGAGCTGCTGCGCAATGCGCCAGTGGCCAAGCCGGTCGTGATCCTGAAGGGCGGCACGACGAGCCTGGGGCGGCTGGCGGCCAGCTCGCATACGGGCGCGCTGGGCGGACACGAACGTGCCTGGGACGCGCTGGCCGCCCAGACGCCGGTGGCGCTGGTGCAGACGGTCGACGAGTTCATCAATGCCTTGTTGGCCCTGCAACACCTGACGCCGCGCCCGCAACGGCCGACGCGCGTCGTGACCTTGTTCGGCAACGGCGGCGGGTCCAGCGTGCTGGGTGCGGACAGTTTCGCCCGCGAAGGACTGGCGGTCGCGCCTTTCGGCAAGGCGGCGCGCGAGGCGCTGGAGGCACTGGGTTTTCCGCCGGGGACGAGCGTGCTGAATCCCATCGATACGCCGGTGCGGTCCTTGCAGGAGAAGGACGGCTGGGTGGCGGGCGAGATCCTGGACCTGGTCTACGAACACGCGCGGCCCGATGCGGTGGCCATGCATTTGAACCTGGCAGCCTTCGTGGGCCGGGGGTCGGTGGATCCGATCGGCAATCTGCTGGCGGTGGTGGAACAGACGCAGCGCAAGTGGGCGGGACAGGCGCATTTCCTGCTCGCCTTGCGGGGCGACGGGTCGCCCGAGCTGGACGATAGCAAACGAGCGTATCGGGAAAGGGCGCGGGCGGTGGGTGTGCCGGTGTATGACGAAATTCCGGATCTGGCGAAGGCGTTGGCGGTGGTGGCCGTTCTGGAGGATCGGTTGGCGGCCTGGCAGGCGGCGGCGCATCAGCGGTAGGGATTTGGCGGTTGCGGGGTGGCTTGTGGGTGCCGTGCGGTGATCGGTGCTGTTCGTGGGTGGCTTGCTGGTGCCGTGCGCTGATCGATGCTGTTCGTGAGTGGTTTGCTAGTGCCGTCCGTCGGGGGTGGTGCCTGTCGGGGCCAGCCCGGAGGAGCCGGTCCGGCGCCTTCGCACCGGACTCCCGCGTTGTCATCCTCGTACGGCGGCCGAAGTGGCGGTGGTTTTCTTGCGGGTTTTTTGCCCGGCCGTCCTCCCTTCGGATTCCCTCGCGCGGCTCCAACGGGCTGGCCCCGACAGGCACCACCCCCGACGGACTCCGATTTGCCCTTAATCACGAGCGCTGCGACGAGCTGGTTTCTCGCGCTTCGTGGGTGGGGGATGTCGCCGCTGAAGGATCTTGCGGTGCACGTCGCATCGAGGCCGCCCAGCGCGGCCCCGATGCGCCTACTCGGTGGTTGACTGCGACGGGCTGCATGCGGATGGCTGTGGGAATGGCGGCGATGGTGGAATGCGACGTGCTGGGGGCTGCAGACGAGAAATCCTGACATCGCGCAGGCTCTGGATGCCGCGGATACCCCGGAATCCGGACAGTCCCGTACGCCGTATAGGGGGCCATGTCGCGGCTTGATCGCCATGCCGCGTTTCGTTGACTATCTCGGCTCGTTCACCATATCGCGTATGGTTGACCATCGCAGCTCGCAGGCCATCTAGCCCAAGGCACATGCGGATGCGTGCATGCAACGGCATCCACTCCAGATGCAAGGCCGTCGCACGAAAGCCCCCGCGGCATAACGCACCGTGTAGGCGATCGCTGGCCGCGCTGGGCGGCCGGCGATCGACGTGCGCCGCAAAATCTTCCACCGGCAGCAACCGCCACCCACGAAGCGCAAGAACCCAGCTCGTCGCAGCGACCGTAATTAAGGCAAACCGGAGTCCGGCGGGGGTGATGCCTGTCGGGGCCAGCCCGTTGGAGCCGCGCGAGGGAATCCGTAGGAAGGACGGCCGGGCAAAAAAAAACGCAAGAACCCCACCGCCACTTCGGCCGCCGTACGAGGATGACAACGCGGGAGTCCGGCGCGAAGGCGCCGGACCGGCTCCTCCGGGCTGGCCCCGACAGGCATCACCCCCGCCGGACGGCACTAGCAAGCCACCCGCCAACAGCCCCGATCACCGCACAGAACAAAGCAACACACCTGCCGAAGGAAAAAACGAAACCGCCAGCCCTAAACGATCCCTGTATTCTTCTTGAACGAAGCCACCTGCTCCGGCGTGAAACTCGGCAGCCGAAGATCCCGCAGATAAGGACCGAACGCCTCGTCTATCTGGTCCCCGAACCGCGAAAAAATCTCCGCCATGTAGTAATCATGGCGAATCAACGACAGCGCCATCGTCACAATCGGCATGTTCTTGGAATGCGCCGCGATCACATCCCCCTCGACATTGGCCGTCAGCATCTCCCGATAGTCGACCGCCAGCGTGAACAGATTGTCCGCCGTCCCCATTCGCACACCGTTGTTCTCGTGGATATACACGCGGCACTTATCGGTATACCGGAACTCCTCGGCATTGTTCCCGAACAGCACGATCAGCAAGCGCACCCCACGCGTCACCGCCGCCTCGCGCAGACGATCCGCATGTCGGCGCAGCACGTGATCGGCGGCCTTGATCCACACCGTCGCCGTGCTCCGCTCGATCAGCATGTCGATATGTTCGTGCACCGCCGCGTCGCCGCGCAGCGTCCAGACGTACTGGTCCTCGGTGCGCGGCGTGACCGCCTCCAGGCGCTCGGTCAGGCCGGCGCACAGCGAACGCGTCTGTCGCGCGATTGCGTCCAGCAGCTCGCGCGGGCGCGCGGCGACATAGCAGGTCGGGTTCTCTCGCACCGGCAGCACGGCGCCGCGGCGCGCCAGGCTGTCCAGCGCGCTATAGGTATTGGGCCGCGGCACGCCGGCCTGCTTGGAAATCTCGTAGGCCGTCGACGGCGGCATGCCCAGCAGCTGGACATAAACCTTGGCTTCGTATTCCGTGAAGCCCAGTTTCTTCAAATCGCCGGAAATGTTGTCCGTGGACGCATCGTCCTTGGCCACATGCTTGACGCTCATCGGGGTACCCCGTCGGAAACCGTGCGAGTTTAGCAGAGGGCCTGGCGATGCGACTCCACAAAACCGGTATGAACGTCGCCGGCCGCGAACGCCGGATGTTCCAGGCAGGCGATCAGGAAATCGCGATTGTGGCGTATCCCTTCGACCTCGAACCGCCGCAGGGCCTCGGCGGCGCGGCGGCGCGCGGTGTCGCGGTCTTCGCCGTGCGCGATCAGCTTGGCGATCATCGGATCGTAGAAAGGCGTGATCTCATCTCCTTCCCGGTAGCCGCTGTCCACGCGGATGCCCGGCATGCCGGCAGGTGGGCGGAACACGGTCAGGCGGCCCGGCGAGGGCATGAACATGCGCTTGGGGTCCTCGGCATAGAGCCGGCATTCGATGGCATGGCCCTGCGCGGCGATGGCATCCTGGGATAGTGCGGGCAGGCTGTCGCGCGCCAGGTCGATCTGCATTGCCACCAGATCGCGTCCGGTGATCATCTCGGTCACCGGGTGTTCCACCTGGATGCGGGTATTCATCTCCAGGAAGTAGAACTCGAAGGATCCCGCGTCGACGATGAATTCGACCGTGCCGGCGCCCTGGTAGCGCGTGGCGCGGCACAGGTCGACCGCGGCCTGGGCCATCCTGGCGCGCGTGGCGGAGGGCAGGCCGGGCGCCGGGCTTTCCTCGATGATTTTCTGGTAGCGGCGCTGCAGGGAACAGTCGCGTTCGTACAGGTGGATGGCGTTGCCGTCGCCGAAGCCGAAGACCTGGATCTCGACGTGGCGCGCCAGCGGGATATAGCGTTCCAGGAAAACCGCGCCGTTGCCGAAGGCCTTGGCCGCCATGGATTGGCTGGCTTCGACGACGGCCTGCAAGTCCTCGGGGCGGTCGACGCGGCGCATGCCGATGCCGCCGCCCCCGGCCACGGCTTTCACCAGCAGGGGATAGCCGACGCGCGCGGCGCTTTCGGCGATGCCGTCCAGTGCGCCCGTCTCGTAGCGGTCGCTGCCGGGTACCACCGGCACGCCGGCGGCGATGGCCAGTTCGCGGGCGCGCTGCTTATCGCCCATGTCGCGGATGCTGTCCGGGCGCGGTCCGACCCAGGTCAGGCCCGCCGCCAGCACGGCCTGGGCGAAGGCGGCGTTTTCGGAAAGAAAGCCGTAGCCGGGATGGATGGCCTGGGCACCGGTGTCGGCGGCGGCCTGGAGGATCGCTTCCGGACGTAGATAGCTTTCGCTGGCGCGCGACGGACCGATCGCGCGTGCCTGGTCGGCCATGGCGACGTGGGCGGCCTGGGCGTCCGCTTCCGAATAGACGGCGACGGTTTCGATATCCAGGGCGCGGCAGCTGCGCATGACGCGGCAGGCGATTTCGCCGCGGTTGGCGACCAGCAGGCGGTTCAGGGACGCCATGGCGGCCTCACACCGACAGGCGAGCGACGACGCTGCCTTCGGACACGGTTTGCTCCGGCTGGACCAGGATCTCGGCGATGGTGCCGGCTTCCGGTGCCACGACGGGGATTTCCATTTTCATGGATTCCAGAATCAGGATCGGTTCGTCCTCTTCCACGGTATCGCCCGGCTTGCGCAGGATTTTCCAGACATTGCCGGTGATCTCGGTCTTGACGTCTACGGTACTCATGCCGTGTTCCTCCATATGGCCCGATGGTGGCGCGCGCTGCGCCAACGGGCATCGATACGACGATGCGGCCGCGAGCGGGCGTGGCTGGATCCAGAATAGGGGATATTGGTAGTTGTTGCAACAACAACGTTAATGGCGTTGACGAATCGTTGGTGCGGCGCGCGCCGGGGCGGCTTATGCAGGGATCGGAATGCAGGCAGACGGACACCACAGGGAATCGAACATCCGATCCGTCATCGCACGCAGGTTATGTCGTCATGATCACGTCTTCCTTCCCCATTGCGCACGCCCCGCGGCCACCCGGCAGCGATACGCCTTCCCCGCATTTGCCCGGATCCGGGCCGGCGGCGCCGCAAGACGGGGCGACGGGACACGCGGCGGGCGCGGCGGCAGCGTTCGAGCGGGCGGTGCCGAACGACCCGTTGTATCCCTTCCAGTGGCATCTGAACAATACCGGCCGGCGCGTTTTCGCGGATACGGCGCCCAAGGCCGGCGTAGACCTGAACCTGGGCACGCTGCACCAGGAGGGCATAACGGGCAAGGACGTCGTGGTCGCGATACACGAGCCTGGCCGTATCGACCCGGATCACGAAGACCTGGCGCCCAATCTGCTGGTGCGCGCGCCCCTGGACCGGACCGGCCTGCGCGATCGCGATATTGCCCATGCCACCGCCACGGCGGGCATCATCGGGGCGTTGGAAGGCAACGGCAAGGGCGGCGGCAGCATCGCGCCAGAGGCCAAACTGCTGGACATGCAGGCACCCGGCGCACGCGATGTGCCCCGGCCCGTGCTGCATAACATCAGCGGGGGAAACTCGCCGGTCATCTTCGCGCCGTATTCGGCGTCCGAGTATCCGGATGCGGATCTGGATGGAAACACTGGCGAATTGTTCATCAAGTCCGCGGGCAACGAATTCGAAAGCGCCGACAAGATAGGCATCGGCGCGGAAACCTGCCGTGCGGCGACCGGCGGCACGGGCATCGGTTGCCTGACCGCCACGGCGGACACGATGAACGCCATGGCCCGCGTCGTGACGGTGGGGGCGGTGAACGCGGACGGCATCAAGTCCTCCTATTCCAATACGGGTTCGGCGCTCTGGGTATCCGGCCTGGGGGGCGAGTTCGGCCTGGAAAAGGCCCTCGTGGCGCAGTCCCATGCGCAGTCGGGCACGTCTTCGGTGGACGATACGCATTTGTATGCGCCCGCCATCGTGACGACGGACGCCTCCGGCCTGGCGCAGGGATTGAACCGCGACGAGCCGGGCCTGCCGCGCTACAACGCGCTCGACAGCGGCAGTCTGTCCAGCGTCGATGCCAGCGGCGATTACACCGCCCGTGCCAATGGGACGTCGGCCGCCGCGCCCACCGTGACGGGCGTCGCGGCGCTGATGCTGCAAGCCAACCCGGCGCTGACCTGGCGCGATATCAAGTACATCCTCGCCACGACCGCACGCAAGATCGATCCCGACCGTCCGGACATCGTCCGGCAGGGGCTGGTACTGGACGACGGCTGGGTCAGGAATGCCGCGGGCCGCTCCTTCAGCAACTGGTACGGCTTCGGTCTGGTCGACGCCACGGCTGCCGTGCACGCGGCCCGGCGCCACACGCCCCTGGGCCCGCTGCGCAACACGGGCTGGGTCGCAATGAGCGGCGACGCGGTCCCCATCGGCGCCTGCGATGCGCCGGGGACCGGCGCGCCGATCGCGGTGAAAGACGACATAAAGATCGAAACGGTACAGCTGCGGTTGCGCACCACGCACAAGGATCCCAACCGACTGCATATCGCGCTCATATCGCCGTCCGGCACCCGCAGCATCATTCTGCCGGCGGGCACGCTCGTCATGCTGGCGGGCGACACCTTCTCCATCGACCTGGCCGCTTCGAACGCCTTCCTGGACGAGTCCGCGCGCGGCACCTGGACATTGCAGGTCACCGACGCGGCGAGTCCGGCGTCCTCCGCGGACGCGCCAGGCACCATCGTGTCCTGGGATCTTCGCGTGCTGGGGCATTGATGCGCAAGGCGGCTACCGCGGACGAGACCTTCGCTGTCCGGCGAGGTCTTCCCATCGTCAGGGTTTGCATGCGCATGGGCATGCACGGCCTGCTGTGCATCGGCGGCCTGGCCGGCGCGGCCGGCCTGTTCGTCCACGACTACGCGGGGCGCACGGACAGCACGATTTTGCCGAAGAATCCGCCGGCCTCCATCCAGGCGTGGGCCTGGGCTGCCTGCTCCAGCGGGAACACTTTCTCGACGATGGGCGCGGCGCGTCCGTCGGCGATGCAGGGCAGCGCGCGCGCAGCGAACTCCCTGACGATGTCGGCTTTCTCCGTCGCCGGGCGCGAACGCAGGACGCTGCCGATAATCTGCTGACGCTTGACCATCATCAGCGCAAGGTTCAGTTCCGCCTTGATGCCCGACATGACGCCGATGACGACCAAACGTCCGCCGGCCGCCAGCGAATTCATATTCGGCGCGAGATAGCGCGCGCCGATATGATCGAGGATGACGTCCACGCCCTTCTTCGCGGTCAGTGTCCTGACCTCGGCCGCGAAGTCCGGCGTGGCGCGATAGTCGATGACGTGGTGCGCGCCCAACGCCCTCAGGCGGTCCTCCTTGCCCGGCGACGCCGTGACGATCAGGCGCGCGTCGGGCACCAGGGCGCGGCACAGCCTGAGGGCCGCGGTGTTCACGCCGCCGCCTCCGCCATGCAGCAGCGCGGTCTGGCCGTCGCGCAGGCCGCCCAGCATGAAGACGTTCAGATAGGCGGTGATGTAGGTTTCGCAGACGCAGGCGGCTGTCTCGAAGTCCATGCCGTCGGGAATGGGAAGCAGCAGCTCGGCGCGCGCCCGGGCGTATTCCGCGTACCCGCCGCCGCCGACCAGCGTCATCACGCGGTCCCCCGGCCGCCAGCCTTGCACGCCCTCGGCCACGGCGTGGATCACGCCGGCCACTTCCAGGCCCAGGATGTCCGATTCGCCGGGCGGTGGCGGGTAATTGCCCTCGCGCTGGACGATGTCCGGGCGGTTGACCGAGGTGGCGTGCACGCGCACCAGTACCTCGCCGGGACCGGGTTCCGGCAGGGGCGCATCGCCGTGGTACAGCACGCTGGCCGGACCGGGTTCGCGCATCAGGATGGCTTTCATGGCGGTGTCCGGCCGGCTACGCGGCGAGGGCATCGTGCTCTTCGTGGGGCACGGTGGCCGCGCCCTTGATTTGCGTGCGATGCATGATGCGGCTGACGGCGGGATCGAAGGCGTCGCGGCGGTGCAGGGTGCAGCGGTTGTCCCAGAGGATCAGGTCGTACGGTTGCCATTGCTGGCGGAAAGTGAATTCCTGCTGCGTGGCGTGGGCCCAAAGCTGGTCCAGCAGTTCATTGCTTTCGTCCAGCGGCAATCCGACGATATAGCTGTTGCGGCGACGGCCCAGGTACAGCGCGGCGCGGCCGGTTTCCGGATGACGCACCACCAGCGGGTGGCGGGCACCCGGCGCCTCGCGCGGGTCAGTCACTTCCTTCATGCCCTTGCGCATCATGCCGGCGCTGTTGTAGGTGGCGTCATGGATGGCGCGGCGCCCGGAAATGGCTTTCCTGAGCGTGGCGGGCAGTGTCTCGTAGGCCAGGTACATATTGGCCCAGAAGGTATCGCCGCCGCTGGGCGGTACGTCCAGCGCGTGCAGCAGCGCGGCCATCGGCGGCGTGTCGATGTAGGTCATGTCGCAGTGCCAGACGGCTTCGCCGTCCCCAAGGTTGCCGATGGGTACGCCGTCTTTCTTCACGTTGGAAATCACGTTGATTTCGGGAAATTCCGTCAGGAAAGGTTTGCCGTAAGGGTTCGGTCCGGGAGGATCGAGCTCGCCGAATACCCGGCTGAAGGCCAGCAGTTCCGGATCGCTCAGCAGTTGGCCGCGAAAGCGCAGGACCAGGTGCTCGCTCCAGGCGCGCTTCAGCGCCGCGACGTCATCGGCGGCGAGCGGCGCGCGCAGATCCAGACCGGAAATTTCCGCGCCGAGGGCCGACGCGAGGGGAGTAACGGTGATCGACATGATGTTGGCCTGTGCATGCTAGAGGTTATGTCCCTTCCCGGATGGCGCGGGCCCGCGGGGCACGGCTGGGAGGGTGGGCGAGGCCAATATAGCAATCGTGGGTAATGCGGTAAATGATATATATAAGGCATACCGTTATACTGAATATGTATCCCCATTGCCGCACGCCGCACGCCGCACGCCGCGGGCCCGCCGGGCGTGCGGAATGCGGGCAACGACCGCCGGCATGTGAAGCCCGTGCCGGCGATTGCCTATCCGCGCATCCATCCATGCAAAAGAAAAAAACCCTACAGCGCCGCCATATCGAAGCCATCGTCGCCGTCGGCGATGGGCGGTCGGTGCATCGCGCCGCTCGTGAGCTGGGCGTACCGCAACCGGTGTTGTCGCGCTTGTTGGCCGAGGCCGAGACGCTGGTCGGCGCGCGCCTGTTCGAGCGGTCCAGCCATGGCAGCGTGCCGACGGCGCAGGGCCGCCTGATCCTGCCACGCGCCCGTTTCGCGCTGCGCACGATGGAGCGCCTGAACGACCTGACGACGGGCGATGCGCCGCCGATCCGGCTGGGGTGTATCCCGCGCGCCATGCACACGCTGCTGCCGCATTTGCTGGAACGCGTCTATCCGGATGGCGGGCAGGCGCCATTGGACAAGACGGGGACGGGCGGCGCGGTGGTAGCGGCCGGCGCCGATGGCGATGCGAAGGCACAAGGGCGGACGCCGGGAGGCGGCACGGGAACGGATGGGGCGGGCATGCGTTTCGAGGTGCGCGAAGGCAACTCCGTCGCGCTGTTCAACAGCCTCGCCGCGGGCGACCTGGACTTCGCCATCCTGCGCGGCAATGTGGCGGACCCTGGCGACGAATGGGTCATCGAGCGATTGTTCGACGAGCGCACCGTTATCTACTGTGCCGCGGGCCACCCCGATATTCCCTCGGGGCAGGTGTCCCTGTCGCGGCTGGCGGCGATGGGCTGGACCTTGCCCGAGCCGGGAACGACATCGCGCGGCGCATTCGATGCGTTCTGGGCCGAACACGGCCTGCCGCCTATCAAGCCCCTGATGGAAACCCGCTCGTTCGAAGCCAATCTGGCCCTGGTCGCCGCGTCGCGGCTGGTGTCCATCGCGCCTGAATCC encodes:
- a CDS encoding S8 family serine peptidase produces the protein MITSSFPIAHAPRPPGSDTPSPHLPGSGPAAPQDGATGHAAGAAAAFERAVPNDPLYPFQWHLNNTGRRVFADTAPKAGVDLNLGTLHQEGITGKDVVVAIHEPGRIDPDHEDLAPNLLVRAPLDRTGLRDRDIAHATATAGIIGALEGNGKGGGSIAPEAKLLDMQAPGARDVPRPVLHNISGGNSPVIFAPYSASEYPDADLDGNTGELFIKSAGNEFESADKIGIGAETCRAATGGTGIGCLTATADTMNAMARVVTVGAVNADGIKSSYSNTGSALWVSGLGGEFGLEKALVAQSHAQSGTSSVDDTHLYAPAIVTTDASGLAQGLNRDEPGLPRYNALDSGSLSSVDASGDYTARANGTSAAAPTVTGVAALMLQANPALTWRDIKYILATTARKIDPDRPDIVRQGLVLDDGWVRNAAGRSFSNWYGFGLVDATAAVHAARRHTPLGPLRNTGWVAMSGDAVPIGACDAPGTGAPIAVKDDIKIETVQLRLRTTHKDPNRLHIALISPSGTRSIILPAGTLVMLAGDTFSIDLAASNAFLDESARGTWTLQVTDAASPASSADAPGTIVSWDLRVLGH
- a CDS encoding acyl-CoA carboxylase subunit beta, with the protein product MPHEESLAELDRRRAAARAMGGEDKLARRRASGDLNAQERLEQLVDADSFIELGVLAASARFELDAAETPRDGKLVGFGRIDGRDVGVVVNDFTTKGASTSATNSRKMGYVRKACTERGMPFVHVGESTGARLPDAMGSRGMGALLGNDTTQFRRMRETPWVSAALNTSFGSSAWLCCCADFSVMKKGSIMSVSSPRLVSMAIGEKVDLEELGGWRLHAEQTGLIDYFVDTDEEAMRAIRRFLSYMPSHNGQLPPVAEVTEGSGEGQERILEILPEKRTQVYNMKKILEIIFDRDSLLEIKARFGKPLVAALGRLQGQVVGIIANNPMSGGGALSAEACRKAVDFTVMCDSFNIPLIRFMDTPGFVVGLDAERRGAPGHIMNFMNATCLTTVPQITVLCRKAYGRAYVAMGGGAHNDVMVAWPTAEVSFMDPVFATNIVHNKTPSDEGFAEALADIQKDLEVWDMARIFSAQDVIKPQETRAFLIRMLDVHRRRRAGGIGEHLMRTWPTSY
- a CDS encoding TrmB family transcriptional regulator is translated as MSVKHVAKDDASTDNISGDLKKLGFTEYEAKVYVQLLGMPPSTAYEISKQAGVPRPNTYSALDSLARRGAVLPVRENPTCYVAARPRELLDAIARQTRSLCAGLTERLEAVTPRTEDQYVWTLRGDAAVHEHIDMLIERSTATVWIKAADHVLRRHADRLREAAVTRGVRLLIVLFGNNAEEFRYTDKCRVYIHENNGVRMGTADNLFTLAVDYREMLTANVEGDVIAAHSKNMPIVTMALSLIRHDYYMAEIFSRFGDQIDEAFGPYLRDLRLPSFTPEQVASFKKNTGIV
- a CDS encoding acetyl-CoA carboxylase biotin carboxyl carrier protein subunit, which produces MSTVDVKTEITGNVWKILRKPGDTVEEDEPILILESMKMEIPVVAPEAGTIAEILVQPEQTVSEGSVVARLSV
- a CDS encoding acetate--CoA ligase family protein produces the protein MTERNPARDIIVRAREEHRQALSEADGKALLAAFGIAVPRAVVARDADDAAARAAGLTGPFVTKVVSPDILHKSDAGGVALNLADAAAVGAAVRAMAVRPTIAAARVDGWLVEEMAPRGIEVAVGAVRDPQFGPLIMVGLGGIFVEVLKDVAFRICPITEADAWAMLDELRGAALLRGARGQDPVDRHALVRALMAVGGKGGLLEALGDDLAELDINPLIASPAGVRAVDARFVLTPPAEASPADKASAVSPSSGAAVPRGGEDILAYYRPLFRPRTVAVLGASTRSVAIANTFIRRLKAYGYNGAIYPIHPTAAEVEGLPAYPSLAETPQPVDYAYVAIGAAQIPDVLGAAAGRCRFAQVISSGFGETEEGRETQQALVEGARAGGVRVLGPNCLGTYSPRGGLTFPADAPKEAGTIGIVSQSGGLSTDIIKRGQWRGLRFSGLVTIGNSADIAPHDLLEYFLYDPDTKAVGLYLEDIKDGRAFFELLRNAPVAKPVVILKGGTTSLGRLAASSHTGALGGHERAWDALAAQTPVALVQTVDEFINALLALQHLTPRPQRPTRVVTLFGNGGGSSVLGADSFAREGLAVAPFGKAAREALEALGFPPGTSVLNPIDTPVRSLQEKDGWVAGEILDLVYEHARPDAVAMHLNLAAFVGRGSVDPIGNLLAVVEQTQRKWAGQAHFLLALRGDGSPELDDSKRAYRERARAVGVPVYDEIPDLAKALAVVAVLEDRLAAWQAAAHQR
- a CDS encoding acetyl-CoA carboxylase biotin carboxylase subunit, whose translation is MASLNRLLVANRGEIACRVMRSCRALDIETVAVYSEADAQAAHVAMADQARAIGPSRASESYLRPEAILQAAADTGAQAIHPGYGFLSENAAFAQAVLAAGLTWVGPRPDSIRDMGDKQRARELAIAAGVPVVPGSDRYETGALDGIAESAARVGYPLLVKAVAGGGGIGMRRVDRPEDLQAVVEASQSMAAKAFGNGAVFLERYIPLARHVEIQVFGFGDGNAIHLYERDCSLQRRYQKIIEESPAPGLPSATRARMAQAAVDLCRATRYQGAGTVEFIVDAGSFEFYFLEMNTRIQVEHPVTEMITGRDLVAMQIDLARDSLPALSQDAIAAQGHAIECRLYAEDPKRMFMPSPGRLTVFRPPAGMPGIRVDSGYREGDEITPFYDPMIAKLIAHGEDRDTARRRAAEALRRFEVEGIRHNRDFLIACLEHPAFAAGDVHTGFVESHRQALC